In Enterobacter sp. 638, a single window of DNA contains:
- a CDS encoding DUF1471 domain-containing protein, whose protein sequence is MKNIKTFVAVIALATSFGSFAAQSVTATATTIDGAEAKIAAQAQEAGASSYKITQAFTGNQVHMTAELTK, encoded by the coding sequence ATGAAAAACATCAAAACTTTTGTTGCAGTAATCGCACTGGCTACTTCTTTCGGTTCATTTGCTGCTCAGTCAGTGACCGCGACCGCAACCACCATCGACGGTGCAGAAGCGAAAATTGCGGCTCAGGCACAAGAAGCGGGCGCGTCATCGTATAAAATTACTCAGGCATTCACTGGTAACCAGGTTCACATGACCGCTGAACTGACTAAATAA
- the fdhD gene encoding formate dehydrogenase accessory sulfurtransferase FdhD, whose product MSKQNRDTQTSPLPAGVVEHSVHRPPHITHSVPDFLAEEVPVALVYNGISHVVMMASPKDLELFAIGFSLSEGIIEQPQEIYGMDVVNVCNGLEVQIELSSRRFMGLKERRRALAGRTGCGVCGVEQLNDIGKPIIPLPFTQTFNLRQLDHALNHLNDVQPIGQLSGCTHAAAWVLPSGVIAGGHEDVGRHVALDKLLGRRAGEGGAWLQGAALVSSRASYEMVQKAAMCGVEILFAVSAATTLAVEVAQRCNLTLVGFCKPGRVTIYTHPQRLIVDQ is encoded by the coding sequence GTGTCAAAACAGAATCGTGATACCCAAACGTCTCCACTGCCTGCGGGTGTGGTGGAACATTCGGTACACAGACCCCCTCACATTACCCATTCCGTCCCCGATTTTCTGGCGGAGGAAGTGCCCGTTGCGCTGGTTTACAACGGTATTTCCCATGTCGTGATGATGGCCTCGCCCAAAGATCTCGAGCTGTTCGCCATCGGCTTTTCGCTCTCTGAAGGCATTATCGAGCAGCCTCAGGAAATCTACGGCATGGACGTTGTTAACGTCTGCAACGGCCTGGAAGTGCAAATCGAGCTGTCCAGCCGCCGCTTTATGGGACTCAAAGAACGTCGCCGCGCGCTGGCCGGACGCACGGGCTGCGGCGTATGCGGTGTCGAGCAACTCAACGATATCGGCAAGCCGATTATCCCGCTGCCGTTTACCCAGACGTTCAATCTCCGCCAGCTCGATCATGCCCTGAACCATCTCAACGACGTGCAGCCCATTGGTCAACTGAGTGGCTGCACGCATGCCGCCGCCTGGGTTTTACCGTCGGGTGTAATTGCAGGTGGACACGAAGATGTGGGACGTCACGTCGCGCTGGATAAACTGCTGGGCCGTCGTGCGGGTGAAGGTGGTGCGTGGCTGCAGGGCGCTGCGCTGGTGTCCAGCCGGGCAAGCTATGAGATGGTGCAGAAAGCCGCGATGTGTGGCGTAGAAATTTTGTTCGCGGTCTCAGCAGCGACGACGCTGGCGGTCGAGGTGGCGCAGCGCTGCAATCTGACGCTGGTGGGCTTTTGTAAGCCGGGGCGCGTCACAATTTATACCCATCCACAGCGCCTGATTGTTGATCAGTAA
- the fdnG gene encoding formate dehydrogenase-N subunit alpha gives MQVSRRQFFKICAGGMAGTTVAALGFAPGVALAETRQYKLLRTRETRNTCTYCSVGCGLLMYSLGDGAKNAKASIFHIEGDPDHPVNRGALCPKGAGLVDFIHSESRLKFPEYRAPGSDKWQQITWDDAFDRIAKLMKEDRDANFMPQNADGVTVNRWLSTGMLCASASSNETGYLTQKFTRALGMLAVDNQARVUHGPTVASLAPTFGRGAMTNHWVDIKNANLIVVMGGNAAEAHPVGFRWAMEAKIHNGAKLIVIDPRFTRTASVADFYTPIRSGTDITFLSGVLLYLLTNEKYNREYAEAYTNASLIVREDYGFEDGLFSGYDAEKRKYDKTSWNYELDENGFAKRDTTLTHPRCVWNLLKEHVSRYTPDVVENICGTPKADFLKVCEYIAETSAKDKTASFLYALGWTQHSVGAQNIRTMAMIQLLLGNMGMAGGGVNALRGHSNIQGLTDLGLLSQSLTGYMTLPSEKQTDLQTYLTANTPKPLLEGQVNYWGNYPKFFVSMMKAFYGDKATAENSWGFDWLPKWDKGYDVLQYFEMMHQGKVNGYLCQGFNPVASFPNKNKVVESLSKLKFLVTIDPLNTETATFWQNHGESNDVDPSKIQTEVFRLPSTCFAEENGSIVNSGRWLQWHWKGADAPGIAMNDGEILAGIFMRLRKMYATEGGANPEPVLNMTWNYSTPENPAPEEVAMESNGKALADIIDPATGTVLAKKGEQLSTFAHLRDDGSTSSGCWIFAGSWTPKGNQMANRDNADPSGLGNTLGWAWAWPLNRRILYNRASADPQGNPWDPKRQLLKWDGAKWGGVDIPDYSAAAPGSNVGPFIMQPEGMGRLFAIDKMAEGPFPEHYEPFETPLGTNPLHPNVISNPAARIFKGDLEALGKKDKFPYVGTTYRLTEHFHYWTKHALLNAIAQPEQFVEIGEKLANKLGIAHGDTVKVSSNRGYIKAKAVVTKRIRTLQVHGQEVDTIGIPIHWGYEGVAKKGFIANTLTPFVGDANTQTPEFKAFLVNVEKV, from the coding sequence ATGCAGGTCAGCAGAAGGCAGTTCTTTAAGATCTGCGCTGGCGGTATGGCAGGCACGACGGTAGCCGCACTGGGCTTTGCCCCAGGCGTCGCGCTCGCGGAAACACGGCAGTACAAACTGCTGCGCACCCGTGAAACCCGTAATACCTGCACTTACTGCTCTGTCGGTTGTGGGCTGTTAATGTATAGCCTCGGCGACGGCGCGAAAAACGCTAAAGCATCTATTTTCCATATCGAAGGTGACCCGGATCATCCGGTCAACCGTGGCGCGTTGTGCCCGAAAGGCGCAGGTCTGGTGGATTTCATCCACTCAGAAAGCCGCCTCAAATTCCCCGAGTACCGCGCACCTGGCTCTGATAAGTGGCAGCAAATCACCTGGGACGACGCATTTGATCGCATCGCTAAGCTGATGAAAGAAGATCGCGACGCCAACTTTATGCCGCAGAACGCGGACGGTGTAACGGTCAACCGCTGGCTCTCCACCGGGATGCTCTGTGCCTCGGCGTCCAGCAACGAAACCGGCTATTTAACGCAGAAATTCACGCGCGCACTCGGTATGCTCGCGGTCGACAACCAGGCGCGTGTCTGACACGGACCAACGGTAGCAAGTCTTGCTCCAACATTTGGTCGCGGTGCGATGACCAACCACTGGGTCGACATCAAAAACGCCAACCTCATCGTCGTGATGGGTGGGAATGCGGCAGAAGCACATCCGGTGGGATTCCGCTGGGCGATGGAAGCCAAAATCCATAATGGCGCGAAACTGATTGTGATCGATCCCCGCTTCACGCGAACAGCGTCAGTGGCGGATTTCTATACCCCTATTCGATCAGGTACTGACATTACTTTCCTGTCAGGCGTTTTGCTGTACCTGCTCACCAACGAAAAATATAACCGTGAATACGCCGAAGCCTACACCAACGCCAGCCTGATCGTGCGTGAGGATTATGGCTTTGAAGATGGCTTGTTCAGCGGTTACGACGCCGAAAAACGCAAGTACGACAAAACCAGCTGGAACTACGAGCTGGACGAGAACGGCTTTGCGAAACGCGACACCACGCTGACTCATCCGCGCTGTGTATGGAACCTGCTCAAAGAGCACGTTTCCCGTTACACGCCAGATGTGGTCGAAAACATCTGCGGCACGCCAAAAGCGGATTTCCTGAAAGTCTGCGAATACATTGCAGAAACCAGCGCCAAAGACAAAACGGCCTCGTTCCTGTATGCGCTCGGCTGGACGCAGCACTCCGTCGGGGCACAGAACATCCGCACCATGGCGATGATTCAGTTGCTGCTCGGCAATATGGGCATGGCAGGCGGCGGCGTGAACGCCCTGCGCGGTCACTCCAACATTCAGGGGCTCACCGACCTTGGTCTGCTGTCACAAAGCCTGACGGGCTACATGACGCTGCCAAGCGAGAAGCAAACCGACCTCCAGACCTATCTGACTGCCAACACGCCGAAACCGCTGCTGGAAGGCCAGGTCAACTACTGGGGCAACTACCCGAAATTCTTCGTCTCGATGATGAAGGCCTTCTACGGCGACAAAGCGACGGCAGAGAACAGCTGGGGCTTTGACTGGTTGCCGAAGTGGGACAAAGGGTACGACGTGCTGCAGTACTTCGAGATGATGCACCAGGGCAAAGTGAACGGCTATCTGTGCCAGGGCTTTAACCCGGTCGCCTCGTTCCCGAACAAAAACAAAGTAGTAGAGTCACTGTCGAAACTGAAATTCCTGGTCACCATTGACCCGCTCAATACCGAGACCGCGACGTTCTGGCAGAACCACGGTGAATCAAACGACGTCGATCCGTCGAAGATTCAGACCGAAGTGTTCCGTTTGCCATCGACCTGCTTCGCCGAAGAGAACGGTTCTATCGTCAACTCTGGCCGCTGGCTGCAATGGCACTGGAAAGGTGCAGACGCCCCAGGCATCGCCATGAACGACGGCGAGATCCTGGCCGGTATCTTCATGCGGCTGCGTAAAATGTATGCGACCGAAGGCGGCGCGAATCCGGAACCGGTTCTGAACATGACCTGGAACTATTCGACGCCAGAAAATCCAGCGCCAGAAGAAGTGGCGATGGAGAGCAACGGTAAAGCATTGGCGGATATTATCGATCCGGCCACCGGCACCGTGCTGGCGAAGAAAGGTGAACAGCTGAGCACCTTTGCGCATCTGCGCGATGACGGCTCAACCTCCAGCGGCTGCTGGATCTTCGCCGGTAGCTGGACGCCGAAAGGCAATCAGATGGCTAACCGCGATAACGCCGATCCATCGGGTCTTGGCAATACGCTGGGCTGGGCGTGGGCGTGGCCGCTGAACCGCCGCATTCTGTATAACCGCGCATCCGCCGATCCGCAGGGCAATCCGTGGGACCCGAAACGCCAGCTCCTGAAATGGGATGGCGCGAAATGGGGTGGCGTCGATATTCCGGACTACAGCGCCGCCGCACCGGGCAGCAACGTGGGGCCGTTTATCATGCAGCCTGAAGGGATGGGCCGCCTGTTTGCTATCGATAAGATGGCGGAAGGGCCGTTCCCGGAACACTACGAGCCGTTTGAGACGCCGCTGGGCACTAACCCGCTGCACCCGAACGTTATCTCTAACCCTGCCGCCCGTATCTTTAAAGGCGATCTGGAAGCGCTGGGTAAAAAAGATAAATTCCCGTATGTCGGCACCACTTACCGCCTGACCGAGCACTTCCACTACTGGACCAAGCATGCGCTGCTTAACGCCATCGCACAGCCGGAACAGTTTGTAGAGATCGGTGAGAAGCTGGCGAATAAGCTCGGCATCGCCCACGGCGACACGGTGAAAGTCTCGTCTAACCGTGGCTATATCAAAGCCAAGGCGGTGGTGACTAAACGTATTCGCACGTTGCAGGTACACGGGCAAGAGGTGGATACCATCGGCATCCCGATTCACTGGGGTTACGAAGGCGTGGCGAAGAAAGGCTTTATCGCCAACACCCTGACACCGTTCGTCGGCGATGCGAACACGCAGACGCCGGAGTTTAAGGCTTTCCTCGTGAACGTGGAAAAGGTGTAA
- the fdxH gene encoding formate dehydrogenase subunit beta, which translates to MAYQSQDIIRRSATNGFTPAPQARDHQQEVAKLIDVTTCIGCKACQVACSEWNDIRDEVGHNVGVYDNPADLTAKSWTVMRFSEVEQNDKLEWLIRKDGCMHCADPGCLKACPSEGAIIQYANGIVDFQSEQCIGCGYCIAGCPFDVPRMNPEDNRVYKCTLCVDRVNVGQEPACVKTCPTGAIHFGSKEDMKTLAGERVSELKTRGYDNAGLYDPAGVGGTHVMYVLHHADKPNLYHGLPENPEISATVKFWKGIWKPLAAVGFAATFAASIFHYVGVGPNRADDEEDNLHEEKDTPRDDREEERK; encoded by the coding sequence ATGGCTTATCAATCGCAAGACATTATTCGTCGTTCCGCGACTAACGGTTTCACGCCCGCGCCTCAGGCGCGGGACCACCAGCAGGAAGTGGCGAAGCTTATCGACGTCACCACCTGTATTGGCTGTAAGGCCTGTCAGGTGGCGTGTTCCGAGTGGAACGATATCCGTGATGAAGTGGGACATAACGTCGGGGTGTACGATAACCCCGCCGATTTGACCGCGAAATCCTGGACGGTGATGCGTTTTTCGGAAGTGGAACAGAACGACAAACTGGAATGGCTGATCCGCAAAGACGGCTGTATGCACTGCGCCGATCCGGGCTGCCTGAAGGCGTGTCCGTCTGAAGGCGCTATCATTCAGTATGCCAACGGCATCGTCGATTTTCAGTCCGAACAGTGCATTGGCTGCGGCTATTGCATTGCGGGTTGTCCGTTCGACGTACCGCGCATGAACCCGGAAGACAACCGCGTCTACAAATGTACGCTGTGCGTTGACCGCGTGAACGTCGGCCAGGAGCCGGCCTGCGTGAAAACCTGTCCGACTGGCGCTATTCACTTTGGATCCAAAGAGGATATGAAAACGCTGGCGGGCGAGCGCGTGTCCGAGCTGAAAACCCGTGGTTATGACAACGCCGGTCTGTACGATCCGGCGGGCGTTGGCGGGACGCATGTGATGTATGTGCTGCACCATGCCGACAAGCCGAATCTGTATCACGGCCTGCCGGAAAACCCGGAGATCAGCGCGACCGTGAAGTTCTGGAAAGGTATCTGGAAACCGCTGGCCGCCGTTGGCTTTGCAGCGACGTTTGCCGCCAGTATCTTCCACTACGTCGGCGTCGGTCCTAACCGTGCGGATGATGAAGAAGACAATCTTCATGAGGAAAAAGACACGCCTCGTGACGATCGTGAGGAGGAGCGCAAATGA
- the fdoI gene encoding formate dehydrogenase cytochrome b556 subunit → MRKRDTIVRYTAPERINHWVTAFCFMLAAISGLGFFFPSFNWLMQILGTPQLARILHPFVGVIMFASFIIMFFRYWHHNLINRDDIFWAKNIRKIIVNEEVGDTGRYNFGQKCVFWAAIIFLVLLLVSGVIIWRPYFAPAFSIPVIRFALMLHSFAAVALIVVIMVHIYAALWVKGTITAMVEGWVTSAWAKKHHPRWYREVRRKQEKSSE, encoded by the coding sequence ATGAGGAAACGTGACACCATCGTGCGCTACACCGCGCCGGAACGTATCAACCACTGGGTCACCGCTTTCTGCTTCATGCTGGCGGCGATAAGCGGACTGGGATTTTTCTTCCCGTCGTTCAACTGGCTGATGCAAATATTGGGCACCCCGCAGCTGGCGCGAATTCTGCACCCGTTTGTGGGCGTGATTATGTTTGCGTCGTTCATCATCATGTTTTTCCGTTACTGGCACCATAACCTAATCAATCGGGATGATATCTTTTGGGCGAAGAATATTCGTAAGATCATCGTCAACGAGGAAGTGGGTGACACCGGGCGTTATAACTTCGGCCAGAAATGCGTATTCTGGGCGGCGATTATTTTCCTGGTTCTGCTGCTGGTGAGCGGTGTGATCATCTGGCGTCCGTATTTTGCGCCTGCTTTCTCAATCCCGGTGATCCGATTTGCGCTGATGCTGCATTCATTTGCCGCAGTCGCGTTAATTGTGGTTATCATGGTGCATATTTACGCGGCCCTTTGGGTCAAAGGCACCATTACCGCGATGGTGGAAGGATGGGTTACCAGCGCATGGGCGAAGAAACATCACCCGCGCTGGTACCGTGAAGTCCGCCGGAAACAGGAAAAGTCATCTGAATGA
- the fdhE gene encoding formate dehydrogenase accessory protein FdhE, which translates to MSIRIIPQDELGSSEKRTADYIPPLLFPRLKNLYNRRAERLRELAENNPLGDFLRFAALIAHAQEVVLYDHPLQIDLTARIKEANDQGKPPLDIHVLPRDKHWHTLLQSLIAELKPEMSGPALAVIENLEKASALELEEMASALFAADFALVSSDKAPFIWAALSLYWAQMASLIPGKARAEYGEARQFCPVCGSMPVTSMVQIGTTQGLRYLHCNLCETEWHVVRIKCSNCEQTRDLNYWSLENENAAVKAESCGDCGTYLKILYQEKDPKVEAVADDLATLVLDAHMEQEGFARSSINPFLFPGEGE; encoded by the coding sequence ATGAGCATTCGCATAATCCCGCAAGATGAGCTGGGTTCGAGCGAGAAACGCACGGCGGATTACATTCCGCCGTTGTTATTCCCCAGACTCAAGAACCTCTACAACCGCCGCGCAGAGCGTCTGCGCGAGTTGGCAGAGAACAATCCGCTTGGCGATTTCTTGCGCTTCGCTGCGCTTATCGCCCATGCGCAGGAAGTGGTGCTGTATGACCACCCGCTGCAAATCGACCTGACCGCGCGCATCAAAGAAGCGAACGATCAGGGCAAGCCGCCGCTAGATATCCACGTTTTGCCGCGCGATAAGCACTGGCACACGCTGCTGCAATCACTGATTGCTGAGCTGAAGCCAGAGATGAGCGGTCCGGCACTGGCGGTTATCGAGAATCTGGAAAAAGCCTCTGCGCTTGAACTGGAAGAGATGGCGAGCGCGCTGTTTGCTGCCGATTTTGCGTTAGTTAGCAGTGATAAAGCACCGTTTATTTGGGCTGCGCTGTCGCTCTACTGGGCGCAAATGGCCAGCCTGATTCCGGGCAAAGCGCGCGCTGAGTACGGTGAAGCCCGCCAGTTCTGCCCAGTCTGTGGCTCAATGCCCGTCACCAGCATGGTGCAAATCGGTACGACGCAAGGCTTGCGCTATTTGCACTGCAACCTGTGTGAAACCGAGTGGCATGTGGTGCGCATTAAATGCAGCAACTGCGAGCAGACCCGCGATCTGAACTACTGGTCGCTGGAAAACGAAAACGCTGCGGTAAAAGCGGAAAGTTGCGGTGATTGCGGGACGTACCTGAAGATTCTTTATCAGGAAAAAGACCCGAAAGTCGAGGCCGTCGCAGACGATCTCGCCACGCTGGTACTGGACGCGCACATGGAGCAAGAGGGCTTTGCCCGTAGCTCTATCAACCCGTTCCTGTTCCCGGGTGAAGGGGAGTAA
- a CDS encoding alpha/beta hydrolase: MALEKGIDKLVQDFIAAGRPSSRNQNIDDRRAGYVASRVLSGKTETRVKVETFDLEGITFRVFSPLNASETLPAVIYYHGGCFISGGFDTHDNQLRQLAFYSHCRVIAVQYRLAPEHVFPAAHDDAEKGANLVWQYAELFGADKQRLTLCGDSAGGHLALVTSLRLKAAGTWQPAQLILIYPMLDATALCESYTRNGVDYVITRDTLQSGYEMYLPNGERQHPEVSPIWRDDFSGLPPVHIITAEFDPLCDEGEALYERLTEQSVVCTAQRWQGVIHGFFQLGGISQSARDVMKDIAWRVGTAR; the protein is encoded by the coding sequence ATGGCACTGGAAAAGGGTATTGATAAGCTGGTTCAGGATTTCATTGCAGCCGGGCGACCTTCGTCTCGAAACCAGAATATTGATGATCGGCGAGCAGGATACGTTGCCAGCAGAGTGCTATCCGGAAAAACGGAGACACGGGTAAAAGTGGAAACGTTCGATTTGGAAGGCATAACTTTCCGCGTATTTTCACCACTCAATGCATCAGAAACTCTACCCGCGGTAATCTACTACCACGGTGGCTGCTTTATCAGCGGGGGTTTTGATACCCATGATAATCAGCTCCGCCAACTGGCGTTTTACAGTCACTGTCGGGTCATTGCGGTTCAGTACAGGCTGGCCCCCGAACATGTCTTCCCCGCTGCGCATGACGACGCGGAGAAAGGCGCTAATCTGGTCTGGCAATACGCCGAATTGTTTGGTGCGGATAAACAGCGTCTCACACTTTGCGGAGACAGTGCTGGAGGCCATCTGGCGTTGGTGACGTCATTGCGGCTTAAAGCTGCAGGAACATGGCAACCCGCGCAACTTATTCTTATTTATCCTATGCTTGATGCCACGGCACTGTGTGAGAGTTATACCCGCAATGGCGTAGATTATGTCATCACCCGCGATACGCTGCAGAGCGGCTATGAAATGTATCTGCCGAATGGTGAACGCCAACATCCAGAAGTCAGTCCGATATGGCGCGATGATTTTAGCGGTCTACCGCCTGTACATATTATTACGGCTGAGTTTGATCCACTGTGCGATGAGGGCGAGGCTCTCTATGAGCGCCTGACAGAGCAAAGCGTGGTGTGCACTGCTCAGCGGTGGCAGGGCGTGATTCACGGATTCTTTCAACTGGGCGGCATAAGCCAGTCTGCACGCGATGTTATGAAAGATATCGCATGGCGAGTTGGGACAGCCCGGTAA
- the fabY gene encoding fatty acid biosynthesis protein FabY has translation MYHLRVPQTEEELEVYYHFRWEMLRKPLHQPKGSERDAWDAMAHHQMVVDEEGNLVAVGRLYINADYEASIRFMAVHPSVQDKGLGTLMAMTLESVARQEGVKRVTCSAREDAVEFFSKLGFVNEGEITAPQTTPIRHFLMIKPIASLDDILHRGDWCGQLQQAWYQHIPLSEKMGVRIQQYTGQKFITTMPEIGNQNPHHTLFAGSLFSLATLTGWGLIWLMLRERHLGGTIILADAHIRYSRPISGKPSAIADLGCLSGDLDRLARGRKARVQMQVELFGDETSGAVFEGTYIVLPAKPYGAFEEGGNEEE, from the coding sequence ATGTATCATCTACGCGTACCGCAAACAGAAGAAGAGTTAGAGGTTTACTACCATTTCCGTTGGGAAATGCTGCGCAAACCGTTGCATCAGCCGAAAGGCTCAGAGCGTGATGCCTGGGATGCAATGGCGCACCATCAGATGGTGGTGGATGAAGAGGGGAATCTGGTTGCGGTCGGCCGCTTATACATCAACGCCGACTATGAAGCATCCATCCGCTTTATGGCGGTTCATCCCTCCGTGCAGGACAAAGGGCTGGGCACGCTGATGGCGATGACGCTGGAGTCCGTTGCCCGTCAGGAGGGCGTAAAGCGCGTCACCTGTAGTGCCCGCGAAGATGCGGTCGAGTTTTTCTCCAAGCTGGGATTCGTCAACGAAGGCGAAATCACCGCGCCACAAACCACGCCGATACGGCATTTCCTGATGATCAAACCGATCGCCTCCCTCGATGACATTTTGCATCGCGGTGACTGGTGCGGTCAGCTGCAGCAGGCTTGGTATCAGCACATTCCGCTCAGCGAGAAAATGGGCGTACGCATCCAGCAATATACCGGGCAGAAATTCATTACCACCATGCCGGAAATCGGCAATCAAAACCCGCACCACACGCTGTTTGCCGGGAGTCTGTTCTCGCTGGCGACGCTGACGGGCTGGGGGTTGATCTGGCTAATGCTGCGCGAACGCCACCTTGGCGGCACCATTATTCTTGCCGATGCGCATATCCGTTACAGCAGGCCCATCAGCGGTAAACCAAGCGCGATTGCCGATTTAGGCTGTCTGAGCGGCGATCTGGACCGTCTGGCGCGCGGACGTAAAGCCCGCGTGCAGATGCAGGTAGAATTGTTTGGCGACGAGACGTCGGGAGCTGTGTTCGAGGGAACCTACATCGTCCTGCCTGCGAAACCGTACGGTGCCTTTGAAGAGGGCGGGAACGAGGAAGAGTAG
- the dtd gene encoding D-aminoacyl-tRNA deacylase, whose amino-acid sequence MIALIQRVTRASVTVEDEVTGEIGPGLLVLLGVEKDDDEQKANRLCERVLGYRIFSDADGKMNLNVQQAGGSVLVVSQFTLAADTDRGMRPGFSKGAAPDRAEALYDYFVERCRQQEMNTQTGRFAADMQVSLVNDGPVTFWLQV is encoded by the coding sequence ATGATTGCATTGATTCAGCGTGTAACCCGTGCCAGCGTCACCGTGGAGGACGAGGTGACGGGTGAAATTGGCCCAGGACTTTTGGTGTTGTTAGGTGTCGAAAAGGATGACGACGAGCAAAAAGCCAATCGCTTGTGCGAGCGAGTGCTCGGCTATCGCATTTTCAGCGATGCAGACGGCAAGATGAATCTCAACGTCCAGCAGGCCGGTGGCAGCGTGCTGGTGGTGTCTCAATTTACGCTGGCGGCCGATACCGACCGTGGCATGCGCCCAGGATTTTCGAAAGGGGCTGCGCCCGATCGTGCTGAGGCGTTGTACGACTACTTTGTTGAGCGTTGTCGCCAACAAGAAATGAACACGCAAACCGGACGATTCGCTGCAGATATGCAGGTCTCGCTGGTGAACGATGGCCCCGTCACTTTCTGGCTGCAGGTATGA
- a CDS encoding virulence factor BrkB family protein, whose product MLKNVHQKASHHTRPFRAWVKLLWQRIDEDNMTTLAGNLAYVSLLSLVPLVAVIFALFAAFPMFSEVSVQLRHFVFANFMPATGDVIQRYIEQFVANSSKMTAVGACGLIVTALLLMYAIDSALNTIWRSKKVRPKVYSFAVYWMILTLGPLLAGASLAISSYLLSLRWASELNTVIDNVLRIFPLILSWLAFWLLYSIVPTLRVPNRDAIVGALVAAILFELGKKGFALYITTFPSYQLIYGVLAVVPILFVWVYWTWCIVLLGAEITVTLGEYRKLKLAAEQEEADQP is encoded by the coding sequence ATGTTAAAAAACGTTCATCAAAAAGCCTCACATCACACCCGTCCGTTTCGGGCATGGGTAAAACTGCTCTGGCAGCGCATTGATGAGGACAACATGACCACGCTGGCGGGCAATCTCGCTTATGTGTCGTTGCTCTCGTTGGTGCCGCTGGTGGCGGTGATTTTTGCGCTGTTCGCTGCATTTCCGATGTTTTCGGAAGTCAGCGTCCAACTGCGACATTTTGTCTTTGCTAACTTTATGCCGGCAACGGGCGACGTCATCCAGCGCTACATCGAACAGTTTGTCGCCAACTCCAGCAAGATGACGGCGGTCGGCGCCTGCGGGCTGATCGTCACGGCGCTGCTGCTGATGTATGCCATTGATAGCGCACTCAATACCATCTGGCGTAGCAAAAAAGTGCGGCCAAAAGTTTACTCTTTCGCCGTCTACTGGATGATTTTAACCCTCGGCCCGCTGCTGGCTGGGGCAAGCCTGGCCATCAGTTCTTATCTGCTGTCTCTGCGCTGGGCCAGCGAGCTGAACACGGTGATTGATAACGTGCTGCGGATCTTTCCGCTGATTTTGTCGTGGCTCGCCTTTTGGCTCCTTTACAGCATTGTGCCGACCCTTCGTGTCCCTAATCGTGATGCCATTGTCGGTGCCCTGGTTGCGGCCATTCTCTTCGAATTGGGAAAAAAAGGCTTCGCACTTTACATCACCACATTCCCTTCCTATCAGCTGATTTATGGCGTGCTGGCTGTCGTGCCGATTCTGTTCGTCTGGGTCTACTGGACCTGGTGCATCGTCTTGCTTGGGGCGGAAATAACTGTCACTCTCGGGGAATACCGCAAACTCAAATTAGCCGCAGAACAAGAAGAAGCAGACCAACCATGA